The Oscillatoria sp. FACHB-1407 genome window below encodes:
- a CDS encoding calcium-binding protein, with the protein MTYQIFGSIYNDYLVGTTYDDTIYASWGDDVVYASWGNDVVVGDWGNDFVVGDYGNDYLYGGENDDYLDGGFGEDYIQGDSGADSLLGSYGNDTLVGGTGSDALYGESGYDYIKGYGHTLYEVDYLSGGTEADTFALGDWYNGTYYTGDGSYGYAVITDFSAWEGDKLQVNGSVYDYWMDKNWNYGVGTTATDTAIYKGYELVAIVQDTTNVSAFRDFVAG; encoded by the coding sequence ATGACATACCAAATCTTTGGCTCTATCTACAACGATTACCTAGTTGGCACAACCTATGACGATACAATCTATGCAAGCTGGGGTGATGACGTAGTTTATGCAAGCTGGGGCAATGATGTTGTAGTCGGTGACTGGGGTAATGATTTTGTTGTTGGTGATTATGGCAACGATTACTTATACGGCGGTGAGAATGACGACTACCTTGATGGTGGCTTTGGCGAAGACTACATTCAAGGTGATAGTGGAGCAGATAGTCTGTTAGGTTCCTATGGCAACGATACCTTAGTAGGCGGTACTGGCAGTGATGCTCTCTATGGCGAATCAGGTTACGACTACATCAAAGGGTATGGTCACACGCTCTATGAAGTCGATTATCTCTCTGGTGGCACTGAAGCTGATACATTTGCGTTAGGCGATTGGTATAACGGCACTTACTACACAGGCGATGGCTCCTATGGCTATGCCGTCATTACCGACTTCTCTGCCTGGGAAGGGGATAAACTGCAAGTGAACGGCAGCGTCTATGACTACTGGATGGACAAAAATTGGAATTATGGGGTTGGAACGACTGCTACTGACACCGCCATCTATAAAGGCTACGAGCTAGTTGCGATCGTTCAAGATACAACTAATGTATCTGCCTTCCGTGACTTTGTTGCAGGTTGA
- a CDS encoding DUF4058 family protein codes for MPSPFPGMDPYLEGYLWVDVHNALANKIRQQLTPKLRPRYTARLEIYLVQDTAPESEIGILYPDVEVLQRNITQPSPTLPFSSERSSIAVTPAPLTLPMIQPIDVRISTVEIRDTANNTLVTCIQIFSPIHKREPGLTPYRQKRQRSLVPLS; via the coding sequence ATGCCATCACCATTTCCGGGAATGGACCCCTATCTAGAAGGATATCTTTGGGTTGATGTGCATAACGCACTCGCTAACAAAATTCGGCAGCAATTGACTCCAAAGCTACGACCCCGCTACACGGCTCGTTTAGAGATTTATTTAGTGCAGGATACAGCCCCAGAAAGCGAAATTGGTATTCTTTATCCAGATGTAGAAGTTTTACAGCGAAATATCACTCAGCCGTCTCCAACATTGCCCTTCTCAAGCGAGCGCAGCAGTATTGCAGTCACCCCTGCACCGCTGACTCTACCGATGATTCAACCCATTGATGTTCGTATTTCAACCGTTGAAATTCGGGACACTGCCAACAACACATTAGTGACTTGCATTCAGATCTTCTCTCCGATCCACAAGCGAGAGCCAGGATTAACTCCCTATCGACAAAAACGACAAAGGAGCTTAGTTCCCTTGTCCTAA